A stretch of the Vanacampus margaritifer isolate UIUO_Vmar chromosome 6, RoL_Vmar_1.0, whole genome shotgun sequence genome encodes the following:
- the tasor2 gene encoding uncharacterized protein tasor2 isoform X3 translates to MESGTDSASSVLLPVTEYSEAFKQKILAPLQSAYLYEESKLSFRYKSASFFKNPALQQKYAAFRAKRKQAGYSEDDLEETYGFLLFNDINKAHALGQTGVLTGASSCSTLGDPLKGVYVSMFSDCLGPERWRDGQSGFIAIIKLTTGRVKRVSENHTKDLGAPTVGFDCHVSRHLASVTTQTGYSVAFERTQCYIYELLDDGIHETAPSPSLTCPFAVVAFSFKKRRALAMKEPKPCGFISYEFLRILPVVRLAKSEVKKTDVDPNKGPCNVANDMQAHMVLLNPGSASSSSMEPAVHDTKGMLSSSKVVLADPPQTGSKDQPIGEKTPAKLEASTNQAKTEATVAPMNLHVLNKKDFVRVETLETPDLPAELVVSYASEQSLTEKSAVSPAKLETKAGATAATNDLQVLNKTDDPDVKSLQTPDVPAELIVSFTAEQSLTEKSPIGPVPTEKTLSDKRERVSDCPQVATLTKKKQRKRLRKHSKSKNEASFESPKLQKLQKSSEGDRLSRAEQKKAASNIDLEKLRRCLMKGRKVRTITIESVKAKETNPENRTVHNTIVIDCEAPLRDKFQRWNLKPVISECGRVLVPHGSRYTAHLRKSKPADVEQFATPEACGPEQRPSAAPERPTFETIIESQTGSPEQSTVQASEDAEDPVQTEGVNEHGGPREDEATCILPRTTTTTTKHQLDFNENPQDGSAETEPCLKKNRVDGAAAASADDTAVDLQEHSTMPSVNTEDILNRFEQKRVEDTRIRKRMLETQGQKAEILCRPPSIYPKWNRIKTLRKHLDISREHFKKTWWMHFERPSGASQPVKDRARDYSTQKKPSTSNPSTDGLNLLADLALGATNEQVPSQSNRAVARQPPSGLRTSDQPENVTVAGDVSVRQTLLGEPRPAPSPNPLVEGVELVRLLCKEHSYALPQSASMAFGLPGTPFQVSPLSGSTGLLHRQDAKCGVEKPQASDDSEDSHENKNCLPSDPSRKWMNAFKRHRNFVCKDGSIQVTRQWKEKYDFARDSRISSDPKDRTILRALHGPWDFSIGDTSEDMQLVVHMWIAFFYSRSTARFIDWGPDPHSDEGTSSKADVTTQAQSELKMDPFALPPGVEDSSELSVSNTSDLSRSSSLHRESDVLDLSLGNCKRLKVLLSDAQVNSRKGSDSPSSQTGLKEQPTFQSCQTTILSTETLNKAHRTSHTLANSLKEDVTRAQGETAMVSVETENLHTVGLDRVSHKSNIDKKDLRASSKNANATELISLLERGRGSSVTGKKKLCKDAVLQIEDKESNTFCNFNVLAREQPEADKIDNLQFTKDSCNRNSNRLVKGSDEKVVHISTAGNRSALSDAPLSSVPHCGDAEIGHQEFLDNQITPANVEMQSAIRRRNDTMTDHTTSGHPGDSVSKVFRSDNDSTSGNISPLNCKMAKFDLQETYSFGTQRPNKSNTGRDEKAAVVTPVHKQPHFIQRETVKHLGSDFKLVEEGQESGLRSPIRSFFAKSIQPTDTHSQIEEIVHNCTSSSNLKKNSEMSMCRVSVLKVGETNRPDIGGGTDGTASIKVHENPSTAAQNHPQNHFIPCETVKSNVELTEEEQGEPGVRIPSRGICGENITPTAGHQSPTESTVRNPTETESPQNVVGQSTACRVSVLTIGEARRPNAAANTQDPKTVGDETLSAVDQNHQPCRDSGLKPEMAADDGSSPRSEDHKLKGVSVPRRPNDLSLDGSHPSTQQVKDTKSSPTEKCSQTATTNMTRALGQPSNPSGTQDKNAKPTQTASNSQSLQVDPSDRLVVIMPLKSKPDENRPNSRMKSWKTKYRFYILITSEDSFFAETKACLEAAGHTAVQPSQFFLGEECSPLLVIVRNEDISAHLSEVPNLLELKKSPDVLFAGIDEPHDLVNLTHQELFLSGGFVMFDRPSLESLSLDKVKRFLEVLQELNETGKWKWLLHYRDSRRFKENARFSTEAEEKKHFLSWSQETELCTVLPYHECDTKSRDHPDYLACLVHLQVQNIASRFPVFVTDTRTDDEFEKNGILTTSVDSFLMRIST, encoded by the exons ATGGAAAGTGGAACCGATTCCGCTTCGA GTGTTTTACTACCAGTGACGGAATATTCGGAGGCTTTTAAACAGAAAATCTTGGCTCCGCTTCAAAGTGCGTACTTGTACGAAGAGTCCAAGCTGTCTTTCAGATACAAATCTGCTTCCTTCTTTAAAAATCCAGCCTTGCAGCAAAAG TACGCTGCCTTTCGAGCCAAGAGAAAACAAGCAGGATATTCGGAAGATGACCTGGAGGAAACTTATGGCTTTTTGCTCTTTAATGACATCAATAAG GCCCATGCGCTTGGGCAAACTGGAGTACTCACCGGGGCGAGCTCCTGCTCCACTTTGGGAGACCCCTTGAAgg GCGTTTACGTCTCAATGTTCTCCGACTGTTTGGGCCCAGAGCGCTGGCGGGACGGACAATCGGGATTCATCGCCATAATCAAGCTGACGACG GGCAGAGTCAAACGGGTTTCTGAGAACCACACCAAGGATCTCGGTGCGCCCACTGTGGGCTTTGACTGCCATGTGTCGCGGCACTTGGCCTCTGTGACGACCCAAACCGGCTACTCTGTCGCGTTCGAGAGGACTCAA TGTTACATATACGAGCTGCTTGATGATGGAATTCATGAAACGGCACCGTCGCCCAGCCTCACTTGCCCGTTTGCTGTCGTGgctttttcctttaaaaaacgAAG AGCGTTGGCGATGAAGG AGCCCAAACCTTGTGGCTTCATCTCATATGAATTTCTCCGAATTCTGCCGGTTGTACGTTTAGCAAAAAGCGAAGTCAAGAAAACAGACGTGGATCCGAACAAAGGACCGTGTAATGTGGCAAACGACATGCAGGCTCATATGGTGCTGCTAAATCCTGGATCGGCATCAAGTTCTTCTATGGAACCCGCTGTCCATGACACCAAGGGCATGCTGTCATCTTCTAAGGTGGTACTAGCCGATCCACCGCAAACAGGATCAAAAGATCAGCCGATTGGTGAAAAGACACCTGCAAAGTTGGAGGCGAGTACGAACCAAGCAAAAACTGAAGCGACAGTTGCACCAATGAATTTGCATGTGCTGAACAAAAAGGATTTTGTCAGAGTGGAAACTCTAGAGACTCCTGACCTTCCAGCAGAACTCGTCGTGAGCTACGCCTCTGAGCAAAGTCTGACAGAGAAAAGTGCAGTCAGTCCTGCAAAGTTGGAGACAAAAGCTGGAGCAACAGCTGCAACAAATGATTTGCAGGTTCTGAACAAAACTGATGATCCAGACGTGAAAAGCCTCCAGACTCCTGATGTTCCGGCAGAGCTGATAGTGAGCTTCACCGCTGAGCAAAGTCTAACGGAGAAGAGTCCAATCGGTCCTGTCCCCACAGAGAAGACTTTGTCCGACAAACGCGAGAGGGTTTCGGATTGTCCACAGGTTGCGACtctcacaaaaaagaaacaaagaaaacgACTCCGGAAACAttccaaaagtaaaaatgaagcGTCTTTTGAGAGTCCAAAGTTACAAAAACTCCAAAAATCTTCAGAAGGAGATCGGCTCAGTCGGGCTGAGCAAAAAAAAGCAGCCTCCAATATAGATTTGGAGAAGCTCAGAAGGTGCCTCATGAAAGGGCGTAAAGTTCGAACTATTACAATTGAATCAGTCAAAGCAAAGGAGACCAATCCAGAAAACCGCACAGTACATAACACCATTGTGATTGACTGTGAAGCTCCTCTGAGAGACAAATTTCAGCGTTGGAACTTAAAGCCAGTCATAAGCGAATGTGGAAGAGTCTTAGTTCCTCACGGCTCACGATATACCGCTCATCTACGCAAGTCTAAGCCGGCAGATGTTGAACAGTTCGCAACTCCTGAGGCGTGTGGACCGGAGCAGCGGCCCAGCGCGGCTCCAGAACGGCCAACCTTTGAGACCATAATCGAATCCCAGACAGGAAGTCCGGAGCAGAGCACTGTCCAAGCGTCAGAGGATGCTGAAGATCCGGTTCAAACAGAGGGTGTGAATGAACACGGAGGTCCCAGAGAGGATGAAGCGACCTGCATCCTCCcaaggacgacgacgacgacgacaaaaCATCAACTTGATTTCAATGAAAATCCTCAAGATGGAAGTGCTGAGACGGAGCCTTGTTTGAAGAAAAACAGAGTTGACGGCGCCGCCGCCGCGAGTGCGGATGACACCGCGGTGGACCTTCAGGAACACTCAACGATGCCGTCCGTCAACACGGAAGACATTCTCAACAGGTTCGAGCAAAAGCGAGTCGAAGACACTCGTATAAGGAAACGCATGTTGGAGACACAAGGCCAGAAAGCGGAAATCTTATGCAGGCCGCCCTCCATTTACCCAAAATGGAATCGAATTAAAACACTCAGGAAGCATCTGGACATCTCCCGGGAACACTTTAAAAAGACAT GGTGGATGCACTTTGAACGGCCATCTGGCGCCAGTCAACCCGTCAAAGACCGAGCTCGGGATTATTCTACCCAGAAGAAACCGTCGACCTCGAACCCATCAACGGATGGTTTGAATTTACTTGCCGACTTGGCGCTGGGGGCCACTAATGAGCAAGTCCCCTCACAATCAAACCGAGCAGTCGCGAGGCAGCCTCCGTCAGGTTTGAGGACGAGCGACCAGCCCGAAAATGTCACTGTTGCCGGTGATGTGTCGGTTCGTCAAACTCTGCTAGGAGAGCCGAGACCGGCACCTTCACCGAACCCTCTCGTGGAAGGCGTTGAGTTGGTTCGTTTGTTGTGTAAAGAACATTCTTACGCGTTACCCCAGTCTGCCTCGATGGCCTTTGGTTTACCGGGCACGCCCTTCCAGGTGTCCCCCTTAAGCGGTTCTACTGGATTGCTTCATCGGCAAGATGCGAAGTGCGGTGTTGAAAAACCGCAGGCCTCGGATGATTCGGAAGACTCGCATGAAAACAAGAATTGTCTGCCTTCGGACCCCTCAAGGAAATGGATGAATGCGTTTAAACGCCACCGCAACTTTGTTTGCAAAGATGGCTCGATCCAAGTGACACGGCAATGGAAGGAAAAGTACGATTTTGCTCGAGACAGCAGGATTTCAAGCGATCCGAAGGACAGAACCATCCTCCGGGCTTTGCACGG CCCGTGGGATTTCTCTATCGGAGACACCAGTGAAGACATGCAGCTCGTTGTCCACATGTGGATTGCCTTCTTCTATAGCCGCTCAACGGCGCGGTTTATTGACTGGGGCCCAGACCCGCATTCAGATGAGGGTACTTCTTCCAAAGCAGACGTTACAACCCAGGCTCAGTCTGAGCTCAAGATGGATCCGTTTGCTCTTCCGCCGGGTGTGGAAGATTCTTCGGAACTTTCCGTTTCAAACACTTCAGACCTTAGCAGGTCTTCCTCTTTGCATCGAGAATCTGATGTTCTGGACTTATCTCTTGGGAACTGTAAGAGGTTAAAGGTTCTCCTTTCAGATGCCCAAGTCAACAGTAGAAAAGGGTCCGACTCACCAAGTTCACAAACAGGACTAAAAGAGCAACCAACGTTTCAG agTTGCCAAACGACGATTCTCTCTACAGAGACTCTGAATAAAGCACATCGCACATCGCACACGCTTGCAAACTCTCTAAAAGAGGATGTAACTCGTGCGCAAGGAGAAACGGCGATGGTCTCCGTTGAGACGGAGAATCTCCACACTGTTGGCTTGGACCGTGTGTCACATAAATCCAACATAGACAAGAAAGATTTAAGAGCCAGTTCTAAAAACGCAAATGCTACAGAGCTGATCAGCTTGCTGGAACGTGGAAGAGGCTCGTCTGTCACCGGAAAAAAGAAGCTTTGCAAAGACGCGGTGCTTCAAATAGAGGACAAagaatcaaatacattttgcaaCTTCAATGTCTTGGCAAGGGAACAACCTGAAGCGGACAAGATTGACAACCTTCAATTCACAAAGGATTCTTGTAATAGAAATAGCAATCGGCTTGTAAAAGGATCTGACGAGAAGGTTGTGCACATTTCGACTGCAGGAAATCGTAGCGCTTTGAGCGATGCGCCGTTATCGAGCGTCCCCCACTGTGGAGATGCAGAAATCGGTCATCAAGAATTTTTAGACAATCAGATAACCCCAGCCAACGTTGAAATGCAGTCGGCAATACGGCGTCGGAATGACACGATGACAGATCACACCACGTCGGGACACCCTGGTGACTCGGTGTCAAAAGTATTTCGTTCTGATAACGACTCAACATCTGGAAATATCTCTCCGCTGAACTGCAAGATGGCAAAATTTGATTTGCAAGAAACGTACAGTTTTGGGACACAAAGACCAAACAAATCAAATACTGGTAGAGACGAGAAGGCGGCTGTCGTAACTCCTGTACACAAACAACCTCATTTCATTCAGCGTGAAACTGTCAAACATTTGGGATCTGATTTCAAATTAGTTGAAGAGGGACAAGAGAGCGGTTTGAGAAGTCCTATAAGGAGTTTTTTTGCAAAAAGTATTCAACCCACAGACACCCACAGTCAGATTGAAGAGATTGTCCATAACTGCACAAGTTCCAGTAATCTAAAAAAGAACTCAGAAATGTCGATGTGCAGAGTATCGGTGCTAAAGGTTGGTGAGACCAACCGGCCTGATATTGGCGGAGGTACCGACGGGACCGCGTCCATCAAAGTGCATGAAAATCCTTCTACCGCAGCTCAAAACCATCCACAAAATCATTTCATCCCGTGTGAAACTGTTAAGTCTAATGTGGAATTAACTGAGGAAGAACAAGGTGAGCCAGGGGTTCGAATTCCCTCCAGGGGCATTTGTGGAGAAAACATTACACCCACCGCAGGCCACCAGAGTCCAACGGAAAGTACGGTTCGAAACCCGACTGAAACCGAGAGTCCCCAAAATGTTGTAGGACAGTCCACAGCATGCAGGGTCTCAGTGCTCACAATTGGTGAAGCTCGCCGGCCTAATGCGGCGGCAAATACTCAAGACCCCAAAACTGTTGGAGATGAGACGCTTTCTGCCGTTGATCAAAACCATCAGCCATGCAGAGACTCGGGGCTCAAGCCTGAGATGGCAGCCGACGACGGGTCGTCTCCCAGATCCGAGGATCATAAACTGAAGGGAGTATCGGTTCCTCGTCGTCCAAATGATCTCTCTTTAGATGGTTCTCACCCGAGTACTCAACAGGTGAAAGACACAAAGTCGAGTCCAACAGAGAAATGTAGTCAGACCGCGACAACCAACATGACGCGTGCGCTTGGACAACCCTCGAACCCGAGTGGCACGCAGGACAAGAATGCAAAGCCAACCCAGACGGCGTCTAACTCGCAAAGCCTACAAGTTGATCCTTCGGATCGTTTAGTTGTTATCATGCCGTTGAAAAGCAAGCCGGATGAGAATCGACCAAATTCCAGGATGAAATCATGGAAAACCAAATACAGATTCTACATATTAATAACATCAGAAGATTCCTTCTTTGCGGAAACAAAG GCATGTTTAGAGGCAGCGGGTCACACAGCGGTACAGCCCAGCCAGTTCTTCCTCGGCGAAGAGTGTTCGCCTTTGCTCGTCATCGTCAGGAATGAGGACATCTCCGCGCACCTTTCTGAG GTTCCAAATCTACTGGAGCTGAAAAAGTCGCCGGACGTGCTGTTTGCCGGCATTGACGAACCGCACGATCTTGTCAATCTCACCCATCAAGAACTCTTTCTCAGCGGCGGCTTTGTGATGTTTGATAGGCCGTCGCTGGAATCCCTCAGCCTGG ACAAGGTGAAAAGGTTCTTGGAAGTCCTGCAAGAGCTCAACGAAACGGGAAAGTGGAAGTGGTTGTTACACTACAGAGACAGTCGGCGATTCAAGGAGAACGCAAG GTTCAGCACAGAAGCAGAAGAGAAGAAGCATTTCTTAAGCTGGTCCCAAGAGACGGAACTCTGCACAGTTTTGCCATACCACGAATGTGACACCAAGTCCAGGGATCATCCCGACTATCTTGCTTGTCTGGTGCACTTGCAGGTCCAGAATATTGCATCCCGCTTTCCTGTGTTTGTAACTG ATACACGGACCGATGACGAATTTGAGAAGAATGGAATTCTGACAACAAGCGTCGACTCTTTCCTGATGCGTATTTCTACGTGA